A region of the Pedococcus aerophilus genome:
ATCGAGCGACTCCAGCACCGTGTCAACGACGCTGTGCTTCGGCTCGAAGCCGAGGAGGTCCTTGGCCTTGGCCATCGAGAACATGGGCGCTCGGCCGATGTGCTCCATCGTGGCCTGGGCTGCCTCGGGGTCGACGCGCTGCTCGAACTCGGCCCACGGCGCGAACTCGAGCTTGGGCTCGTGGCCGAAGTGCCGGGCGACGAGCTCGGCGTACCCGCGCAGGGTGAGCGCCTCGGTGCAGACGCTGTTGAAGCTCTCGCCCACGGCCTGGTCCGAGTTGTCGAGGCAGGCCTGGTGCAGGCCTGCGACGTCCTCGGCGTGGACGTGGTGGATCGTCTCGCCGCCACGGTCGGGCAGCAGGCAGGAGCCGTCCTCGCGCAGGCGGTCGATGACGCCGGGGTCGAGGTTGCCCTGCGGGTTGATCGCCATCCAGCCCGGGCCGGAGATGTGGCCGGGGTGCACGACGCTGGCGCGGACCCGGTCCTGGGTCATGAGGTACTGCTCGACGGCGAGCTTGTTGACGCCGTACTCGCCGTAGGGGTGCTTGGGGGCGTCTTCCCTCGTCGGGACCAGGGCGCTCGCGCCGTACGACCAGACGGTGCCGGTGTGAATGAGGTGCTGGCCGTCCAAGGCTTCGACTAGTTGGCGGGCCTGATCGGGGGTGAAACAGGTGAGGTCCATGACGGCGTCGGGCTTCAGGCCAGCGACGGTCGTTCCAAAGGTGCCGTCACGCTCGGAGGCCTCGCGGTCGCAGACGACCATCTCGACGTCCTGCCAACGGTCGTCGTCGCGGTACGCCTTCTGCGTTCCCCGGCTAATCACCACGGTCTCATGACCCGCCTCGACCAGGCTGGGAGCCAAGTAGGTGCCGATGTGTCCAGTCCCGCCGATGACGACTACGCGCATGCCTCGACGCTAGCCGTCAGCCCGAAAGCCCGCCGATCAGCAGGTTCCCCACACCGCCCACTGTGGGCGTAGGCACCGCCGAGATTGCGCGACTCCTTGGCCGGCAGCGGCGCGGCTGTCGTGACCACCGTCCTCCAAGAAACGCGTTCGCCGCCCGCCGCCGTTTGACGGACTCGCAGCGAATTAGCGCGGACTTGTGCAAGGCTAAGCGTGTGACGGGTGGCGGGGGCGACACGGGCGAATTGGGTGGCGCGACGGATTCGACGAATCTGCCAGGAATGCTCAGGGAGCTGCGCGATCTGACCGGCGTCGACTTCGCGGCTCAACAGGCTGAGTACAGCAGTTTCGCTGCCGCCGCAGAGTCGTCGATTTTAGAGACCCGTCTCGCGGACGCGCTATTCGAGTTGCACGAAGGGCTTCGCAGCTCGCGAATTCTTGGGACAATTGGATCGATCGATTCGTGGGCGGACGGAAGTACCAATTTCCGCATTGTTTCAAAGTCGTGGCCCTCGGTCGTAGACAAGCTCTATCGCCTGAACATCGAAGAGAACGAACTGGCCCCCAACCCGCCGTTCCTTCCCAACTTGCATGAGCGAGTTGCAGGCGCGTCGTACTCAAAAAGCCAACAATGGATCACTCCGTCCAACGTCAGCGAATTCGCAGATGATCTGGTGCGAACCAAGTTTGTTGTTCCGTTCGTAGACGGCGTGATCCAAGTAAGCGACAAGATCAAGGAGTTGATCTACGCTGAATCCCTTCCCCGATACGTGAAATACCACGCGAAGGACTCCGGCTATCACGCAAGACATCTTTACTGTCTTCTAGAAGTACCTGCCGCGGGAGGCGGGTCGCGTACGGTGGCGCTGGAAATTAAGGTGTTGACCAAACTACAGGACACTCTTGGAGAACTCACGCACCTCCTGTACGAGGCGAAACGCACTGGCCGAATTCCTTCCGAGAAGAAGCGAAAACTGGCATGGATGATCGATTCCCCCGACTTCTTGGCCTCATACGTTGGCCACAGTGCGCACTTTATCGAAGCGCAATTGGTAATTTTGAAGAGTGAACTGATGGAAATGGAGGCGGAATAGTATGGATAACCCAGAGCCGCGCTCGCAGTACCTAAACGTCGTTCTCCGTCAGATTGCGCGAACTGCGTTTAGGATCCCTAGGTTTCAACGTCACTTCGTCTGGGATGAGCGCGACGTCCTCGAGCTGTTAGGGAGCATCCAGAAGGGCTATCCAATCGGGAGTGTCCTTACATGGAAGGTGGAGGCTTCGGACAACTACTTCGCGGGTTATCGAACCGAGACCTTTCCGAACGCGGACCCTGCCGTATCGAACTTCGAAGTCGTCCTTGATGGCGCTCAACGTCTCTCAACGCTGTACGGGTGCCTGCGGCACTCGCAGGCGAGCCCGGTATACCAGGTCGTCTACGATCTCCGCAAAGCCGAATTCGCGCACGCTGACTTCTCAAAGGACATCGAGCCGTGGCGTATTAAGATGGACGCGCTCTTCGATAGCCGGGCCTTCTTGGCTTCGCAAGCGTCGATTGAGGAATTGGAAGATTCCGCCGAACTCCTTCCGAGCGCACTCGATCTCTATTCGACCTTCCAGGACTATCAGATCCCGATTATTGGACTGTCCAACGCTGTACTTGAAGACGTCGTCGAAGTGTTCAGGCGAATCAACAGCAGCGGCACCCCGCTGTCATCTGTCGACTTCGTGCGCGCGCTTACGTGGCAGTCCGAGTTTGATTTGGAGGAGACGTTCGACCGTTTCGTCGCGCGCTATCAGGGCACTCCGCTCGAAGGCATCACCGAAGACTATGTGATTCGATGCCTCGCGATCACGGCGAACGTTCCGGTCGGGAGCCGCGAGGTTGTGCAGCTGAAGGAACTCTCAAGCCGAAAGGGCGGTCTCGCAGGCGAGGTTGACAGGATGGAGGCTGTCCTTGACCTCGTGGCGGATTATTTGCGGCGGTTGGGTGCGGCGCGCTTCCGCGACGTACCTTATGAAATTCAGCGCCTGTTCATCTTTGCCATGCTCTTGCATCATCCGGCCACTGACTTGTCGCGGATTGACGACTGGTTCTGGCGGACAACGTTCTCTGAAGAACATCAAGGAAAGCCGGAGTCGTACACGAATCGCCTTCTTGCCCTGGTCCGGGACGGCGATATTGACTCAGCATTCGAAGTACGGAAACCAGTTGATCCTGATGTGTTTGCACTGCGTGCCCGCCGTTCCGGGTCCGCGGTCACAGTTGGGTTCGATTTGCTGCTTCGGAGGCGTCAAGCGCACTCGCTGATCTCTGGCAAAGCAATCGACTTCGGTGGCTGGGTCCACGGTGCACTCTTCTCGCAGGAGGAACTCCGCGCTGATGGCGATAAGAGTTCGACGGTTGTGACGAGGTTGGCGAACCTCGTGGTCCTCGACACCGTCGAAGCGCTGCAATGGCGTGAGATGCGGCAGGCAAGCTCGCTTGACGCTCTCCGAGCAGAACTGGCCGCGAAGGACTTGGGGATTGAGGAGGCGTGGAACACCCAGGGGCTTGGAGATGGCGTCGACGTCAGCCTTGTGCCGATGGCGGTCCTTCGGGGGCGCTCGCGTGAGCTCTTGGAGTCGGTGATTCCGCGCACGTAACCGCCCGGCGCAAGGCCCGAGGACTAGTCGACGCCATCGACCCTCGGCAAGAGGGACTCAACCCAGGTGATGGCGTCTTGGTGAGCGGACATGAAGTCGATGCCGGACAGTTGAAGGAACCTCATGGCGCCATAGCTCAATAGAGCGTCGGCGAGCTCGAGAGCGCGGGTCATGGCATCCGGGTCGGGCATGATCGTAGTTCGGAACTGTCCTGGCTCGTACTCTCGCCCCGGAGTCGATCGCTGAAGCGTTAGTGCGGGCCACCTCTTTCCGTGAGCTGATCCACTCGAGGCGCGCCAGATCGATTCGACCTCGTTGGGGTCGCGACCAACCACGCCGGCTGTTTCTCGTAGCACGGTCAGG
Encoded here:
- a CDS encoding DUF262 domain-containing protein, with amino-acid sequence MDNPEPRSQYLNVVLRQIARTAFRIPRFQRHFVWDERDVLELLGSIQKGYPIGSVLTWKVEASDNYFAGYRTETFPNADPAVSNFEVVLDGAQRLSTLYGCLRHSQASPVYQVVYDLRKAEFAHADFSKDIEPWRIKMDALFDSRAFLASQASIEELEDSAELLPSALDLYSTFQDYQIPIIGLSNAVLEDVVEVFRRINSSGTPLSSVDFVRALTWQSEFDLEETFDRFVARYQGTPLEGITEDYVIRCLAITANVPVGSREVVQLKELSSRKGGLAGEVDRMEAVLDLVADYLRRLGAARFRDVPYEIQRLFIFAMLLHHPATDLSRIDDWFWRTTFSEEHQGKPESYTNRLLALVRDGDIDSAFEVRKPVDPDVFALRARRSGSAVTVGFDLLLRRRQAHSLISGKAIDFGGWVHGALFSQEELRADGDKSSTVVTRLANLVVLDTVEALQWREMRQASSLDALRAELAAKDLGIEEAWNTQGLGDGVDVSLVPMAVLRGRSRELLESVIPRT
- a CDS encoding NAD-dependent epimerase/dehydratase family protein encodes the protein MRVVVIGGTGHIGTYLAPSLVEAGHETVVISRGTQKAYRDDDRWQDVEMVVCDREASERDGTFGTTVAGLKPDAVMDLTCFTPDQARQLVEALDGQHLIHTGTVWSYGASALVPTREDAPKHPYGEYGVNKLAVEQYLMTQDRVRASVVHPGHISGPGWMAINPQGNLDPGVIDRLREDGSCLLPDRGGETIHHVHAEDVAGLHQACLDNSDQAVGESFNSVCTEALTLRGYAELVARHFGHEPKLEFAPWAEFEQRVDPEAAQATMEHIGRAPMFSMAKAKDLLGFEPKHSVVDTVLESLDAWVATNRP